The following proteins are encoded in a genomic region of Dialister hominis:
- the galE gene encoding UDP-glucose 4-epimerase GalE, whose amino-acid sequence MNVLLAGGAGYIGSHTAVELLNAGHQVVIVDDYSNSSPEAVRRIEKITGKSVVSYEADVKDKEKMRHIFSKNHIDCVIHFAGLKAVGESVRLPLKYYRNNIDTTLTLLECMEEAGVNQFVFSSSATVYGEENTPPYVETMHRGSCSNPYGWTKVMMEQILEDAAKANPKLSVILLRYFNPIGAHESGLIGEDPQGIPNNLMPYIAQVAVGRRDHLTVFGGDYPTPDGTCLRDYIHVMDLANGHVKAVEYAASHKGVEVFNLGTGTPYSVLDIIHAFEKATGVKVKYEIGLRRAGDLPKFWADSTKAQNVLGWHAERTLEDMCRDTWNWQSKNPEGYKK is encoded by the coding sequence ATGAATGTATTACTTGCCGGTGGTGCGGGATATATTGGTTCACATACCGCAGTGGAATTGCTCAATGCTGGTCACCAGGTGGTAATTGTGGATGATTACAGTAACAGCAGTCCGGAAGCTGTCCGCAGAATAGAAAAGATTACAGGAAAGTCAGTAGTCTCCTATGAAGCGGATGTCAAGGATAAGGAAAAGATGCGTCATATCTTTTCAAAAAATCACATTGACTGTGTCATTCATTTTGCAGGTCTTAAGGCGGTAGGGGAATCGGTCCGTCTTCCGCTGAAGTATTATCGCAATAATATAGATACCACACTGACACTTCTGGAGTGTATGGAAGAAGCAGGAGTTAATCAGTTTGTATTCTCGTCCTCAGCCACGGTGTACGGGGAAGAAAATACACCACCTTATGTGGAAACCATGCATCGAGGTAGCTGTTCTAACCCGTACGGGTGGACTAAGGTTATGATGGAGCAAATCTTGGAAGATGCCGCTAAAGCGAATCCAAAATTATCCGTCATTTTGCTCCGTTATTTCAATCCAATTGGGGCCCATGAAAGTGGTCTGATTGGGGAAGATCCACAGGGGATTCCCAACAATCTGATGCCTTATATTGCTCAGGTGGCGGTGGGAAGAAGAGACCATCTCACGGTGTTTGGAGGAGACTATCCCACACCAGATGGAACCTGCCTTCGCGACTATATTCATGTGATGGACCTGGCAAATGGCCATGTAAAGGCAGTAGAATATGCAGCTAGCCACAAGGGCGTTGAAGTGTTTAACCTGGGAACAGGCACTCCTTACAGCGTTCTCGATATCATTCATGCATTTGAAAAGGCTACCGGGGTTAAAGTGAAGTACGAAATCGGTCTACGAAGAGCGGGAGATCTTCCGAAATTCTGGGCAGATTCAACCAAGGCACAGAATGTACTTGGCTGGCATGCGGAAAGAACTCTGGAAGACATGTGCCGGGATACATGGAACTGGCAGTCTAAGAATCCAGAAGGATATAAAAAATAA
- a CDS encoding transposase family protein, with the protein MYSYGAFSVLIKDFPDLPKQKKYIEFSGHRFRCTSCGETITEDIPCQCPFTRVTWDMALWIIHLLKCHTSISAISAMLSVHWSTIQKI; encoded by the coding sequence ATGTATAGTTATGGGGCTTTTTCTGTACTCATCAAGGATTTTCCAGATCTTCCTAAGCAAAAGAAGTATATAGAGTTCTCGGGGCACAGATTCCGCTGCACATCCTGCGGGGAGACCATAACGGAAGATATCCCCTGCCAATGCCCTTTCACACGCGTTACTTGGGATATGGCCTTGTGGATTATCCATCTGCTTAAGTGTCATACATCCATTTCTGCCATTTCGGCCATGCTCTCTGTACATTGGAGTACCATACAGAAAATATAA
- a CDS encoding glycosyltransferase family 2 protein, with amino-acid sequence MKKREVQSEKSFFSIIMPIYNAEKFLQKAVHSILAQTFSNFELLLIDDCSTDSSKMICNQIAETDSRVKLLGTSVNSGAAAARNLGIKAAKGRYLGFVDSDDTIDPDLFQSAYDILKKDDYDCLKFGLQEEYYDQTNKLKYSRKCSLNQKVYKAGNELYNQIINMEAIPLFGYLWNGFYKREIALENGIFMNEKLKVNEDFDFNIRYFRFVKQLYCSSSTGYHYAKRMNGSLTNQHQAYAYEVQMMKIHGLLDFTPQKLAPMNAERQKIFWMYVRFVYALLSDTKSDKMNKVIERIRKDSLYDEFLSTDFMDLSTKQKILVHFLKNKHKKQLKILILLIQKIREDFPILFAKMKH; translated from the coding sequence GTGAAAAAGAGAGAAGTGCAAAGTGAAAAATCTTTTTTCAGCATTATTATGCCTATTTATAATGCTGAAAAATTCCTTCAAAAAGCTGTGCATAGTATATTAGCCCAGACGTTTAGCAATTTCGAATTGTTGCTGATCGATGATTGTTCAACGGATTCCAGCAAGATGATTTGTAATCAAATTGCAGAGACAGACTCTAGAGTTAAATTGCTGGGGACTTCAGTAAATTCTGGAGCAGCAGCAGCTCGAAATTTAGGAATCAAAGCTGCAAAGGGGCGCTATCTTGGGTTTGTAGATTCTGATGACACCATTGATCCGGATTTATTTCAGTCAGCCTATGATATTTTAAAAAAAGACGATTATGACTGTCTGAAATTTGGTCTTCAAGAAGAATACTATGATCAAACAAATAAATTAAAGTATTCCAGAAAATGTAGTTTGAATCAAAAAGTATATAAAGCAGGGAATGAACTATATAATCAAATTATAAATATGGAAGCGATACCATTATTTGGTTATTTATGGAACGGCTTCTATAAACGAGAAATTGCTTTAGAAAACGGAATTTTTATGAATGAAAAATTAAAAGTTAATGAAGACTTTGATTTTAATATTAGATATTTTCGCTTTGTAAAGCAACTTTACTGCAGTTCTAGCACAGGGTATCATTATGCTAAAAGAATGAATGGCAGCTTAACTAACCAGCATCAGGCATACGCTTATGAAGTCCAAATGATGAAAATTCATGGACTATTGGATTTTACTCCCCAAAAATTGGCACCAATGAATGCAGAACGGCAAAAAATATTCTGGATGTATGTTCGTTTTGTCTATGCATTGTTATCTGATACTAAGAGCGATAAAATGAATAAAGTAATCGAGCGTATTCGGAAAGATTCTCTTTATGATGAATTTCTTTCTACAGACTTTATGGATTTGTCGACTAAACAGAAGATATTGGTCCATTTCTTGAAAAATAAGCATAAAAAGCAATTGAAAATACTGATTTTATTAATCCAAAAAATACGTGAAGATTTTCCAATCTTATTTGCTAAGATGAAACATTGA
- a CDS encoding four helix bundle protein translates to MTDYKDLIVWQKSMELARIIYRLTSRFPRDEVFGLTNQIRRAVVSIPSNIAEGFGRGSDREFIHFLRIAKGSAAEVETQILISEDLHYVSPDDAQTALSLCDEILRMLGTMIVKIGKRIGK, encoded by the coding sequence ATGACTGATTACAAGGATTTGATTGTCTGGCAGAAGTCGATGGAATTGGCACGTATTATTTATCGTCTGACAAGTCGTTTTCCTCGTGATGAAGTATTTGGCCTGACAAATCAAATAAGGAGGGCAGTTGTTTCCATTCCATCAAATATAGCCGAAGGATTTGGCAGAGGTTCTGATCGTGAGTTTATCCACTTTTTACGGATTGCTAAAGGGTCTGCTGCTGAAGTAGAAACACAGATTCTTATTTCTGAAGATTTGCATTATGTGAGTCCTGACGATGCTCAGACGGCCTTATCACTTTGTGACGAAATCCTCAGAATGCTAGGAACTATGATTGTGAAGATAGGGAAGAGAATAGGGAAATGA
- a CDS encoding MGDG synthase family glycosyltransferase translates to MQKKREFFIMTASIGEGHSQAARAIAETIKQVHPDDAVRVLDFLSRDVLSIDHVLKESYLKMIRIFPEMYDSLYSNSQNRHLGATFQSLLSWSFRKRMKRLITVLKPDALLFTHPFPACAANLLKKEGDINTPLLGVITDFDIHQLWVYKHLDVYCVPSEDVARKLEAHNVPRNIIHTTGIPVRKSFYEELKNPSPKEKRTVLIMGGGLGLGNITDTLLRLDKVDSVSQFIIATGQNINLYEEVASIRSSLRHPVDLHSYTNKVAEMMSKSELIVTKPGALTCTEALTMNLPMVLVNALPGQERANAQHLEEQGCAVWIRKNELADTVDGLLKNEDKLKQMALACGNDKKDSALEIVQILDHMLESNTNRNRYLQFKERGYLFDYNENVEICISS, encoded by the coding sequence ATGCAGAAGAAACGTGAATTTTTCATCATGACGGCTTCTATTGGAGAGGGGCATTCTCAGGCGGCTCGGGCTATTGCGGAGACCATCAAACAGGTTCATCCCGATGATGCGGTTCGCGTGCTGGATTTTCTGTCCAGGGATGTTCTTTCCATTGATCACGTCTTAAAAGAATCTTACCTGAAAATGATTCGTATATTCCCTGAAATGTACGATAGTCTATATAGCAATTCACAGAACAGGCATTTAGGAGCAACGTTTCAGAGTCTTCTTTCCTGGAGTTTCCGAAAGCGGATGAAGAGGCTGATTACCGTCTTGAAACCGGATGCCCTGTTGTTTACCCATCCATTTCCGGCCTGTGCAGCCAATCTGCTGAAGAAGGAAGGGGACATTAATACCCCTCTTCTCGGAGTCATTACCGACTTTGATATTCATCAGCTCTGGGTGTACAAACATCTGGATGTGTACTGCGTCCCTTCCGAGGATGTGGCGCGTAAACTGGAAGCCCATAATGTGCCGAGAAATATTATTCACACCACGGGAATCCCAGTTCGCAAATCCTTCTATGAAGAACTGAAAAATCCAAGTCCTAAAGAAAAAAGGACCGTACTCATCATGGGTGGGGGCCTGGGACTCGGAAATATTACAGATACTCTTCTACGTCTGGACAAGGTTGATTCCGTGAGCCAGTTTATTATTGCTACGGGACAGAATATCAATCTATATGAAGAAGTGGCATCTATCCGGTCAAGCCTCCGGCATCCGGTGGATCTGCACAGCTATACCAATAAAGTGGCAGAAATGATGAGTAAGAGTGAACTCATCGTCACCAAACCTGGTGCGCTCACCTGTACAGAAGCGCTGACCATGAATCTGCCTATGGTTTTGGTCAACGCCCTTCCCGGACAGGAACGGGCAAACGCCCAGCATCTGGAAGAACAGGGATGTGCCGTCTGGATTAGGAAAAATGAACTGGCGGACACAGTCGACGGTCTGCTGAAAAATGAAGATAAACTCAAGCAAATGGCACTTGCCTGTGGCAATGATAAAAAGGACAGCGCACTCGAAATCGTCCAGATACTCGACCATATGCTGGAAAGCAATACGAACCGAAATAGGTATCTCCAATTTAAAGAAAGGGGATACCTATTTGACTATAACGAGAATGTCGAAATTTGTATATCTAGTTAA
- the galU gene encoding UTP--glucose-1-phosphate uridylyltransferase GalU: MKIRKAVIPAAGFGTRFLPETKAMPKEMLPIVDKPTIQYIVEEILDSGIEDILIISGHAKRAIEDHFDSSPELEQHLFEHNKMELLDEVRKVANIKVHYIRQQHMRGLGDAILCAKDFTDGEPFGVILGDDLVYNGDDTPALGQLLEQYEKTGGTIVGCQLVEREQVSSYGIIKGNLTENSDLVLVEDMVEKPKIEEAPSRLAALGRYVITPDVFEILEHTKPGKGGEIQLTDALRIMAHNSNVYAYNFKGKRYDTGNKLGFLKATVEYALRRDDLGPAFKNYLSDVVRNLS; encoded by the coding sequence TTGAAAATTCGTAAAGCAGTCATTCCAGCGGCAGGATTTGGAACTCGTTTTTTGCCAGAAACAAAAGCCATGCCAAAGGAAATGCTTCCTATTGTAGATAAACCGACAATTCAATATATAGTGGAAGAAATATTAGACAGTGGAATTGAAGATATACTGATAATCAGCGGACATGCAAAACGTGCCATTGAAGATCACTTTGATTCATCACCGGAACTTGAACAGCATTTATTTGAGCACAACAAGATGGAATTACTGGACGAAGTGCGTAAAGTAGCGAATATTAAAGTACATTATATTCGGCAGCAGCACATGAGAGGATTGGGAGATGCTATACTCTGTGCTAAAGATTTTACTGATGGGGAACCTTTTGGAGTTATTCTGGGGGATGACCTGGTGTATAACGGAGATGATACACCGGCCCTGGGACAGCTGCTTGAACAATATGAAAAAACCGGAGGCACTATTGTGGGTTGTCAGCTGGTTGAAAGAGAACAGGTTTCCTCCTACGGAATCATAAAAGGGAATCTTACGGAAAACTCTGACCTTGTTCTTGTAGAAGATATGGTGGAAAAGCCTAAAATAGAAGAGGCACCGAGCCGGCTGGCAGCTCTGGGAAGATATGTCATTACCCCGGATGTATTTGAGATACTGGAACATACAAAGCCAGGAAAAGGGGGAGAAATCCAGCTTACTGATGCATTGAGGATTATGGCGCACAACAGCAATGTATATGCTTACAATTTCAAGGGCAAGCGTTATGATACAGGTAATAAGCTGGGGTTCCTTAAAGCTACCGTAGAATATGCACTTCGCAGGGATGATCTGGGCCCGGCATTTAAAAATTATCTGTCTGATGTGGTAAGAAATCTGTCTTGA
- the glf gene encoding UDP-galactopyranose mutase produces MKYDYLIVGAGLFGAVFAHEAVKAGKTVLVVDKRPHIAGNVYTEDVEGIHVHKYGAHIFHTNNRTVWNYVNQFAEFNRFTNSPVANYHGELYSLPFNMYTFNKMWGVVTPDEAAAKIEGQRKAAGITNPKNLEEQAISLVGTDIYEKLIKGYTEKQWGRPCTELPAFIIKRLPVRLTFDNNYFNALYQGIPVGGYTNMVANMLKGIAVKLNCDYLENKEELDKLADKVVYTGPIDAYFNYNLGPLEYRSVRFETEVLDKPNFQGNAAVNYTDRETPWTRIIEHKWFEFGKDANGNDLPKTVISREYSSEWKVGDEPYYPVNDEKNSKLYKEYKALADKEYKVIFGGRLGEYRYYDMDAVIDSALKLAGKRFEI; encoded by the coding sequence GTGAAATACGATTATCTGATTGTTGGAGCAGGACTTTTTGGAGCTGTATTTGCCCATGAAGCAGTAAAAGCTGGGAAAACCGTTCTTGTGGTAGACAAACGGCCTCATATTGCCGGTAATGTATATACAGAAGATGTGGAAGGAATCCATGTGCATAAATATGGTGCCCATATTTTTCATACCAACAATAGAACAGTATGGAATTATGTAAATCAGTTCGCAGAATTCAATCGATTCACTAACTCGCCGGTAGCTAATTATCATGGCGAATTATATTCTCTTCCTTTCAATATGTACACCTTCAATAAAATGTGGGGCGTAGTCACTCCGGACGAAGCAGCGGCTAAGATTGAAGGGCAGAGAAAAGCTGCTGGAATCACAAATCCAAAGAATCTGGAAGAACAGGCTATTTCCCTGGTTGGGACAGATATCTACGAAAAACTGATAAAAGGCTATACGGAGAAGCAGTGGGGGCGTCCCTGTACCGAACTTCCGGCGTTTATTATCAAGCGTCTCCCAGTTCGTCTGACGTTTGATAACAACTATTTTAACGCTCTGTATCAGGGGATTCCTGTGGGCGGATATACCAATATGGTTGCCAATATGCTTAAGGGAATCGCAGTAAAGCTTAATTGTGATTATCTGGAAAACAAGGAAGAACTGGATAAGCTGGCTGATAAGGTGGTTTACACCGGGCCGATAGATGCCTACTTCAATTATAATCTGGGCCCGTTGGAATACAGAAGTGTTCGCTTTGAAACCGAAGTGCTGGATAAGCCAAACTTCCAGGGCAATGCCGCAGTTAACTATACAGACAGAGAAACACCATGGACCCGTATTATCGAACATAAATGGTTTGAATTTGGCAAGGACGCTAATGGCAATGATCTGCCCAAAACAGTTATCAGCCGGGAATACTCCTCTGAATGGAAAGTGGGAGACGAACCATATTATCCAGTCAATGATGAAAAGAATAGCAAACTTTATAAGGAATATAAAGCATTGGCAGATAAGGAATATAAAGTTATCTTTGGTGGGCGCCTGGGTGAATATAGGTATTACGATATGGATGCGGTCATTGATAGCGCGCTGAAGCTGGCAGGAAAGAGATTTGAGATTTGA
- a CDS encoding poly(ethylene terephthalate) hydrolase family protein, whose translation MKHIKKILAAGICLAASLYLTPAMAAYEIDPDYTMKYNDPGKIEQRYRWHGPYEVKSVVLSDGEAKYGNYKYKVWYPVQQAGRERPRPLVITLNGTGGSCDKDEPIFRHLASWGFVVAGNTDAQTATGFSAEWTLDQALAANQDSKSPLYHQIDEKEIGIVGYSQGGAGAYNTLEGKDGDKFKTMVTVSGVTESIGEKLHLPVWIYDPSKVTIPVFMAAGTGILDRKLITPLDEMKENYSKIQSKTAALGRRKDADHLDIQTAADAYITAWLRWQLDDDIYAKRVFTGKAPEILRNPAWDNAEVRNPETTQPKQTEK comes from the coding sequence ATGAAACATATAAAGAAAATTCTGGCGGCGGGCATTTGTCTCGCCGCTTCACTCTATCTCACGCCTGCCATGGCGGCCTACGAAATCGACCCCGATTACACCATGAAGTACAACGACCCGGGGAAAATCGAGCAGCGCTACCGCTGGCACGGGCCCTACGAGGTGAAGTCCGTCGTCCTCTCTGACGGTGAAGCGAAATATGGAAATTACAAGTACAAAGTCTGGTATCCCGTGCAGCAGGCAGGGCGCGAAAGGCCCCGACCCCTCGTCATCACCCTGAACGGCACCGGCGGATCCTGCGACAAGGACGAACCCATCTTCAGGCATCTCGCCTCCTGGGGCTTCGTCGTGGCAGGAAATACGGATGCGCAGACAGCGACGGGCTTCTCTGCCGAATGGACACTCGATCAGGCCCTTGCGGCCAATCAGGATTCCAAAAGCCCTCTTTATCATCAGATCGATGAAAAGGAAATCGGCATCGTAGGCTACTCTCAGGGAGGTGCCGGTGCTTACAATACACTTGAAGGGAAAGACGGCGATAAATTCAAGACCATGGTCACCGTTTCAGGCGTCACGGAATCCATCGGAGAAAAACTCCACCTGCCCGTCTGGATCTACGACCCGTCCAAAGTCACTATCCCCGTCTTCATGGCAGCCGGCACAGGCATCCTTGACAGGAAACTTATCACACCGCTCGATGAAATGAAGGAAAACTACAGCAAAATCCAGTCAAAGACAGCCGCCTTGGGAAGAAGAAAAGACGCAGACCACCTGGACATCCAGACCGCCGCCGACGCCTACATCACCGCCTGGCTCAGATGGCAGCTCGATGACGACATCTACGCCAAAAGAGTCTTCACAGGCAAAGCCCCCGAAATCCTGAGGAACCCCGCATGGGACAACGCAGAAGTAAGGAACCCGGAAACGACCCAGCCAAAACAGACTGAAAAGTGA
- the wbaP gene encoding undecaprenyl-phosphate galactose phosphotransferase WbaP, which yields MGILLAEWIAFHTRNLLMGNIFQVNSIYIYIVTPAVFLLALAFAGIYSKHYTSAQMLEKLFKACLGAIAFSIILMFLTQVSGQVSRLYVGLFAVIVYLFLVVEKYITALCIRKMPGLQIPVLVVGAGKTADAAIDEGKSNVFINYRVGGFLEDFEPSSRYADVYPILGGFNDLEKVIAETGIQDIIITAPGLPQDQMNHLLYRAQTLVPYVSVVPNLVGVPMSNVEVESFFDTRIMLLNIKNNLAFRLNQIIKRIFDVVLTLSGGLFLLPLFLGICVWIKTDSQGPAIYKQRRVGKDGKEFDCYKFRSMVVDSKERLEKLLATDPKAKEEWERDFKLKNDPRITKSGAFLRKTSLDELPQLLNVLKGEMSLVGPRPIVQKEVPRYEQYIKEYYMVLPGITGLWQVSGRSDTTYPERVAMDMWYVHNWSVWLDIILIWRTLFAVIHSRGAY from the coding sequence GTGGGAATTTTATTGGCTGAATGGATAGCCTTCCATACCAGAAATTTGCTGATGGGCAATATATTTCAGGTAAACTCCATATACATCTATATAGTGACACCTGCCGTATTCCTTCTGGCGCTGGCATTTGCCGGAATATATTCCAAACATTATACCAGTGCACAGATGTTGGAAAAACTGTTTAAAGCCTGCCTGGGGGCTATTGCATTTTCCATCATCCTCATGTTCCTTACCCAGGTGTCTGGACAGGTATCCCGTCTGTATGTAGGGCTTTTTGCGGTCATCGTCTACCTGTTCCTGGTAGTTGAAAAATATATTACCGCCTTATGTATCCGTAAGATGCCAGGACTTCAGATTCCTGTTCTGGTAGTAGGTGCCGGAAAGACGGCAGATGCGGCGATTGATGAAGGGAAGAGTAACGTATTCATCAACTATCGGGTAGGAGGATTCCTTGAGGACTTTGAACCATCTTCCCGCTATGCCGATGTATATCCGATTCTTGGAGGTTTTAATGATCTGGAAAAGGTAATTGCTGAAACCGGGATTCAGGATATAATCATCACAGCACCGGGACTTCCACAGGACCAGATGAATCATCTCCTCTATCGGGCACAGACACTGGTTCCCTATGTAAGCGTAGTTCCAAATCTGGTAGGCGTACCGATGTCAAATGTGGAAGTGGAATCTTTCTTTGACACCCGGATTATGCTCTTAAATATTAAAAATAATTTGGCGTTTCGGCTGAATCAGATTATTAAGCGGATATTTGATGTTGTTCTGACGCTTAGTGGAGGTTTATTCCTGCTCCCATTATTTCTTGGAATTTGTGTATGGATAAAAACGGATTCGCAAGGACCGGCAATCTATAAACAGCGTCGGGTGGGCAAGGATGGAAAAGAATTCGACTGCTACAAATTCCGCTCTATGGTCGTAGATTCGAAAGAACGACTGGAAAAACTTCTGGCCACAGATCCAAAGGCAAAAGAAGAATGGGAACGGGATTTTAAACTGAAAAATGATCCACGTATTACGAAAAGTGGTGCTTTTCTTCGAAAGACCAGTCTTGATGAACTTCCGCAGCTTCTCAATGTACTGAAGGGGGAAATGTCCCTGGTAGGTCCCCGTCCGATTGTACAGAAAGAAGTGCCTAGGTATGAACAGTATATTAAAGAATACTACATGGTACTCCCTGGAATCACAGGCCTCTGGCAGGTGAGTGGTCGAAGTGATACCACATATCCTGAGCGCGTGGCCATGGATATGTGGTACGTTCATAACTGGAGTGTATGGCTTGATATCATTCTCATCTGGCGCACATTGTTCGCAGTAATTCACAGCCGTGGTGCTTATTAA
- a CDS encoding ISL3 family transposase encodes MDKALAAFETCLKKSNYCPRYLAVDEFAIHKGHRYATCVMDLETGFILWAGLGRSMADFEHFFKSIDLSLLSRLKAVAMDMNASFNRLFQKYCPKVPIVYDRYHMQAQFGRDVMGAVRLEEAQKHRQEAEALKEYTKETNNPELQKMAREKSHEERKLYTELKKSRWILLKKDDHLNERQKTHLLDILSEHRDLAICYAMKQEMTRLFTLTDYEEALAGWTKWIQAGLESGIPALVKFARQKQKRIKGLAAHALYPINTGKLEGFNNKIKVLKRIGYGYRNMDYFFTLIRFHSLPKNYSSLKFP; translated from the coding sequence ATGGATAAGGCGTTGGCTGCCTTTGAAACCTGCCTGAAGAAAAGTAACTATTGCCCACGGTATTTGGCCGTAGATGAGTTCGCTATCCATAAGGGCCATCGCTATGCCACCTGCGTTATGGATTTGGAAACGGGATTCATCTTGTGGGCCGGCCTGGGCCGCTCCATGGCAGATTTTGAGCACTTCTTTAAGAGCATTGACCTTTCGCTTCTTTCCAGGCTAAAAGCGGTGGCCATGGATATGAACGCATCCTTTAACAGGCTGTTCCAGAAATATTGTCCGAAGGTCCCCATCGTTTATGACCGGTACCATATGCAGGCACAGTTTGGGCGTGATGTTATGGGAGCCGTGCGCCTGGAGGAAGCACAAAAGCATAGGCAGGAAGCAGAAGCATTAAAGGAATATACGAAAGAAACTAATAATCCAGAGCTCCAGAAGATGGCCAGGGAAAAGAGCCATGAAGAAAGGAAGCTTTATACCGAATTGAAGAAATCCCGATGGATACTGTTAAAGAAGGACGACCACCTGAATGAAAGGCAGAAAACTCATCTGTTGGATATCCTGAGCGAGCATAGGGATTTGGCGATTTGTTATGCCATGAAGCAGGAGATGACTCGTCTGTTCACATTGACTGACTATGAAGAAGCTCTCGCCGGATGGACAAAATGGATTCAGGCTGGACTGGAGAGCGGGATTCCTGCCCTGGTAAAGTTTGCCCGGCAAAAGCAGAAGCGAATCAAGGGACTGGCTGCTCATGCCCTGTATCCTATCAATACGGGGAAGCTTGAAGGATTCAATAATAAGATCAAGGTACTAAAAAGAATCGGATATGGGTACCGAAACATGGATTATTTCTTTACCCTTATCCGATTCCATTCTTTACCTAAAAATTATTCATCCCTCAAATTTCCGTGA
- a CDS encoding DUF4422 domain-containing protein → MDIKILVAAHKKYWMPADDVYMPLQVGAEGKAPLGYTPDNTGDNISSKNSNYCELTGLYWAWKNVDCQYIGLCHYRRYFGRKVHTKDIEKKKGVIFHREDYEKLLQKYDVILPVKRNYYIETVRSQYEHAHYKKDLDEVERIISEKYPGYSDAFTRVMNRRKLHILNMFVMKKSLFDEYCTWLFDILFELEKRTDLSGYDSYEARLFGFMSERLFNVWLERQNLKKCEVPVVFLENIDWPKKIAEFLKRKFLGKK, encoded by the coding sequence ATGGATATAAAAATACTAGTAGCGGCGCATAAGAAGTACTGGATGCCTGCGGATGATGTGTATATGCCTCTTCAGGTAGGGGCGGAGGGGAAGGCGCCTCTGGGGTATACACCGGATAATACAGGGGACAATATTTCTTCTAAGAATTCCAATTACTGTGAACTGACGGGATTGTACTGGGCCTGGAAAAATGTGGACTGTCAGTATATAGGGCTCTGTCATTATCGCCGGTATTTTGGCAGGAAGGTGCACACGAAGGATATAGAAAAGAAAAAAGGGGTTATTTTTCATAGAGAAGACTATGAAAAGCTGCTTCAGAAGTATGATGTCATCCTTCCGGTGAAGAGAAATTACTATATTGAGACCGTGCGCAGCCAGTATGAACATGCCCATTATAAGAAGGATCTGGATGAAGTAGAGCGGATTATTTCTGAGAAATATCCGGGTTATTCCGATGCTTTTACCAGGGTTATGAACCGGAGAAAGCTGCATATACTGAATATGTTTGTCATGAAGAAGTCTCTCTTTGATGAGTACTGCACCTGGCTTTTTGATATTCTTTTTGAACTGGAGAAGAGGACGGATTTGTCCGGCTATGATAGTTATGAGGCTCGGCTTTTCGGTTTCATGTCGGAACGGCTTTTTAATGTGTGGCTGGAAAGACAGAATCTGAAAAAGTGCGAGGTGCCGGTAGTATTTCTGGAAAATATTGACTGGCCTAAGAAAATTGCTGAGTTTTTGAAACGGAAGTTTTTAGGAAAAAAGTAG